Genomic segment of Arthrobacter antioxidans:
CGAACTGTTCGCCGGCCACTAGGCCGACCGCTCCCTCACCGAGTCCCACGCCGGCTCCCACACCGGTTCGTCGGCCGATCCCCCGGCCGGATGGCCTCACCGCCCTACCCTCGGGGACGATGGTGGAGTGAAGCGATTCCCCGGCACTCGGGCTCCCCGTACTCCGATCACCGGAACTCCGGCCACGGCCGCCGATCCCGGCACTCCGGATGCCGGCGCACCGTCCCCGAGCAGGCCGGCCACGGTCACCGACCCCGGTGCTCCAGCTGCCGGCACCCCACTTCTCGGGACTCCGGCCACGGCCGCCGACCCCATGGGCCCGCCGTCGGGCGCCGTCCTGAGCCTGCGGAGGATCGGCCCCGGGTCCGGCCTCCCGCCCACCACCGCCATGCTCCGGCTCCTCGACGACGTGGAACGCGCGCGGGCGGCCAGGACCGTCGATGCCGAGCAGTCGGCGTCCTTCGTCGCGGGCCGATACCTCCTGCGTGCCCTCACTGCTGACCTGCTCGGGATCCGGGCAGACCTTCTCGTGTCCGGCTTCGAGTGCCCTGTCTGTGGACCGGACGGCGTGCCCGATCACGGCCGACCGGCATACCTGCTGCGCGGAGAACGCGTACCGCTGGCACTCAGCCTGTCCAGGACGGGGGGCTTCGTCCTGCTCGGAGCGCTCGCGACGCACGCTACGGCCGGGACACTGCGGACGCTCAGGGCGCAGGAGCCGCCTGGGACAGCCCGGACACCGCGGACGATCGGGACGCAGGGGACAATCGTGGCGCAGGAGCCGCAGGAGCCGCGTGGGACAGCTCGGACGGCGGGGACCGACGGGCTGCTGGGGACGGTCGGGATGCTCGAACCGCACGGAGTGCATGAAGCGGTCGGGACGCCGACATCGCATACTGCTGTCCCGTCGGCCCGGCCGGGGCTCGGAGTGGACCTCACCACCGTCGCCGCAGTGGGTTTCGAGGGGTTCGACGACGTTGCCCTGACTCCCGGTGAGCGGACCATGGTCGGCGGACTCCCGGTCGGCGACCGGGCGACGGCCCGCGCAGTCCTGTGGGCCCGCAAGGAGGCCCTGATCAAGGCTCTCGGCACCGGCTTCGCCGATCGCGGCCCGGACTCGGTCGAAGTCCTGCGGGAGTGGAGGGTCACCGACCTCCCCTCGATCGGAGGCGACGCATTGGAGCCTCTGGGCCTCGTGGCCGCCGTCGCCATCGACCCCTGAGGATCGGATCCGCCCCTGGGGGGACCGGGCCGGCAGGACGGCGTACCGGGCACGCAACGCGCCCCCACAGGACGGTGCACGGGGGCACGCAACGCGCCCCCACAGGACGGCGTACCGGGCACGCAACGCGCCCCCACAGGACGCGCGTACCGACGGTAACCGGCTCGGCCCCGCAGAACGCCGAGCCGGGGAAAACAGCGCGTCCCCACAGGACGGCGCACCGGGCACGACGAACAGGTCGACACGACGTGGCACACGACCCCGAAAGGGGCAGGACCGGTGGGAGCAGCAGGACTGCGTGCCGCTGTCCGGGTGTGGGACGGCGCGCGTTACAGCGCGGGCAGCGCCTTCGAGAGCAGCCACGGCACCAGGAGGTCCCCGACGCCGGCGCCGGGGAGCGTGTGCACCGCGAACGCGATGAAGTCCGCAGTGGTGGCCGTCCCGAAGCGGTGCTCGCTGGACCAGGCGCGCAGCAGGGCGAAGAAGGCGTCGTCTCCGGCGGCTTTCCGGAGCGCGTGCAGCGTGAGGGCGCCACGCTTGTAGACGCGGTCGTCGAACATGTCGACGGCGCCGGGGTCGGCGAGGACGAGGTCCTGGGGCGCCCTGCTGAGGCGCTGGTGGGTGGACCGCGCGTGGGAGTCCGCCGTCGTCGACCCGCTGGCCTCGGACCAGATCCACTCGGCGTAGCAGGCGAAGCCCTCGTGCAGCCAGATGTCCTGCCAGCGCGCCGCGGTGACGGAGTTGCCGAACCACTGGTGTGCGAGCTCGTGGGCGATCAGCCGCTGCGCCTCCCAGCCCTGATCGAGGTGGTTGCGCCCGATGATGGAGAGTGTCTGCGCCTCCAGGGGAATCTCGAGGTCGTCGTCGGCGACGACCACGAGGTACTGCGGGTAGGGGTATGGCCCGAAGCACTGCTCGAACACGGACATCATCTGGTGCTGGCGCGCCAGCGATGCCTTGGCCGCCGGGGCGAGGGACGGCGGCACGGCCGCGTACAGCGGGACGGGGGCGCCCGGCACTCGCGGCGCACCCGGGACGGGCAGTCCGACGGCGGGCCCCGCGGGATCGTTCAGTGCCACGAGGGCGTAACGACCGATCTGCACCGTCGCGAGGTAGGTGGCCATCGGCTCGGCCTGCTCGTAGGTCCAGGTGGTCCTGCTGGCGCGGTCGACGCGGGAGGCGAGGACGCCGTTGCAGACGGCCCGGTACCCGGCATCGGTGGTCACCGCGATCCGGTAGGCCGCCTTCTGCGAGGGGTGGTCGTTGCAGGGGAACCACGACGGCGCCCCGGTGGGCTGCCCGGCCACGAGGGCGCCGTCGGTCAG
This window contains:
- a CDS encoding 4'-phosphopantetheinyl transferase superfamily protein is translated as MKRFPGTRAPRTPITGTPATAADPGTPDAGAPSPSRPATVTDPGAPAAGTPLLGTPATAADPMGPPSGAVLSLRRIGPGSGLPPTTAMLRLLDDVERARAARTVDAEQSASFVAGRYLLRALTADLLGIRADLLVSGFECPVCGPDGVPDHGRPAYLLRGERVPLALSLSRTGGFVLLGALATHATAGTLRTLRAQEPPGTARTPRTIGTQGTIVAQEPQEPRGTARTAGTDGLLGTVGMLEPHGVHEAVGTPTSHTAVPSARPGLGVDLTTVAAVGFEGFDDVALTPGERTMVGGLPVGDRATARAVLWARKEALIKALGTGFADRGPDSVEVLREWRVTDLPSIGGDALEPLGLVAAVAIDP
- a CDS encoding M1 family metallopeptidase; the protein is MSTSSESFAPDPYTPSNGSTSYRVDHYDLALDYRLSSNRLSGRAVLTVTAHRGLHHVELDLEGLRTTRVTSDTARIRSFKDRAGKLVIGFRDPVPAGTGFTLDIRYEGNPRPITGIWGEIGWEELTDGALVAGQPTGAPSWFPCNDHPSQKAAYRIAVTTDAGYRAVCNGVLASRVDRASRTTWTYEQAEPMATYLATVQIGRYALVALNDPAGPAVGLPVPGAPRVPGAPVPLYAAVPPSLAPAAKASLARQHQMMSVFEQCFGPYPYPQYLVVVADDDLEIPLEAQTLSIIGRNHLDQGWEAQRLIAHELAHQWFGNSVTAARWQDIWLHEGFACYAEWIWSEASGSTTADSHARSTHQRLSRAPQDLVLADPGAVDMFDDRVYKRGALTLHALRKAAGDDAFFALLRAWSSEHRFGTATTADFIAFAVHTLPGAGVGDLLVPWLLSKALPAL